AAAGATAGCGAAGTAAATGTTGACCCATTCCTTGGTTTGGGCAATGTACCTGTAAATATTGGTGGAGATGCCATTCAACTGGATATGGGCGCAAACTCCTCTTATCAGGGTGATGCTCAGGCCAACCAGTCAAATAGTTTGTTTGGTAACATCTCAGTCAATGTTATGCGTGTATTACCAAACGGTAACTTAGTGATCCGCGGAGAAAAGTGGTTAACATTGAATACTGGGGAAGAGTTTATCCGACTTGAAGGCTTAGTAAGACCGCAAGACGTGTCTTATGAAAACGAAGTACAATCTAATCGAATTGCTAATGCTCGGATCCAATACTCTGGTAAAGGTCAAACGCAAGAAGTTCAGAGTGCAGGTTGGCTAACTAAATTCTTCATGAGCACATTGATGCCATTTTAAGGAAGTAGATCATGCGTATTCTGCAAACTCTTATTTTAATTTTTACATTGGCGGCCTCACTTAGTGTAAGTGCTGAGCGAATTAAGGATGTCAGTGTGGTGGAAGGAGTGAGAAGTAACCAACTGATAGGCTATGGTTTGGTGGTTGGTCTGCCGGGGACAGGTGAGCAAAGCCGGTTTACAGAGCAAAGCTTTAAAGCAATGTTGAACAGCTTTGGGATCACTTTACCTGGTAACCTGAAACCAAAAATCAAAAATGTCGCAGCCGTGGCCGTGCATGCGGATTTACCACCTTTTGTAAAACCTGGGCAAAGTATTGATGTCACAGTGTCTTCTATTGGCAGTGCAGGTAGCTTAAGAGGTGGGACATTGTTGCAAACGTTTTTGAAAGGTGTCGATGGTAATGTATATGCGATTGCGCAAGGTAGTATGATCGTTGGTGGACTAGGTGCTGAGGGCTTGGACGGAAGCCGAGTTGTAATAAACACACCAACCGTTGGCCGGATCCCCAATGGAGGGATGGTGGAACGTGCAGTAAAAAGTCCATTTACACAGGGCGACCATATTACGTTTAATCTTAACCGTCCTGATTTCACAACAGCTAAACGTTTAGCCGATACAATCAATGGGTTAGTTGGACCAAACAGTGCGAGTGCTTTAGATGCAGCCTCTGTCCGAGTTATTGCGCCGCGAGATCCGTCACAGCGTGTGGCATATTTATCTACACTTGAAAACCTTGAGTTTAAGCCTGCTGATACGTCAGCCAAAATTATCGTCAACTCTAGAACTGGCACTATTGTGATTGGTAAAGATGTGAAATTACAACCAGCAGCGATTACGCACGGTGGACTGACAGTGACAATTGCGGAGCAGACAAACGTATCACAACCTCAGCCTTTAACTGAAGCGGATGCTGTAGTGACAAGGCAAAGTATTGTCGATGTAGATCAAGACGATTCTCGAGCATTTGTTTTCGATCCTGGCAGTAGTCTAGATGATTTGGTTCGCGCAATTAATGCTGTCGGTGCGGCACCTGGCGATTTGATGGCGATATTGGAAGCACTCAAAGAA
This genomic window from Pseudoalteromonas luteoviolacea contains:
- the flgH gene encoding flagellar basal body L-ring protein FlgH, producing the protein MRKCILVFALGFSLSGCMSTENSNVVRDDPYYAPMYPETEAEPVVSTGSLFNSYSNDLYSDKKAVRVGDIITVVLRESTQASKAANSKLDKDSEVNVDPFLGLGNVPVNIGGDAIQLDMGANSSYQGDAQANQSNSLFGNISVNVMRVLPNGNLVIRGEKWLTLNTGEEFIRLEGLVRPQDVSYENEVQSNRIANARIQYSGKGQTQEVQSAGWLTKFFMSTLMPF
- a CDS encoding flagellar basal body P-ring protein FlgI produces the protein MRILQTLILIFTLAASLSVSAERIKDVSVVEGVRSNQLIGYGLVVGLPGTGEQSRFTEQSFKAMLNSFGITLPGNLKPKIKNVAAVAVHADLPPFVKPGQSIDVTVSSIGSAGSLRGGTLLQTFLKGVDGNVYAIAQGSMIVGGLGAEGLDGSRVVINTPTVGRIPNGGMVERAVKSPFTQGDHITFNLNRPDFTTAKRLADTINGLVGPNSASALDAASVRVIAPRDPSQRVAYLSTLENLEFKPADTSAKIIVNSRTGTIVIGKDVKLQPAAITHGGLTVTIAEQTNVSQPQPLTEADAVVTRQSIVDVDQDDSRAFVFDPGSSLDDLVRAINAVGAAPGDLMAILEALKEAGAIHGQLVVI